One window of Globicephala melas chromosome 2, mGloMel1.2, whole genome shotgun sequence genomic DNA carries:
- the GPR132 gene encoding probable G-protein coupled receptor 132, with product MTGNATPVASPLPGALSTGVSSQNCTSKVPFNDSRVFLVTVYSTVCMLGLPANCLTAWLTLLQARQGHVLAVYLFCLALCELLYISTLPLWVVYIQNGHCWLLGPWACKVTAYVFFCNLYVSILFLCCISCDRFLAVVYALETRGRRHQKTAILVSVSVFVLVGLVHYPVFRMEEEGTCFEKLPMDREIAGYYYTRFAVGFAIPLSVIAFTNERICRSIKMSAGLSAAQKAKVKRLAVAVVAIFLLCFTPYHLVLLAKAIAFSYYKGDTGLVSAFEIKLYTVSVVSLSLATVNSVADPIIYVLATEASRQEVSRIHKGWKKWSMKTDVAKLTYSKDSQEAQSPT from the coding sequence GAAACGCCACGCCAGTGGCCAGCCCTCTGCCAGGGGCCCTGTCGACTGGCGTATCTTCCCAGAACTGCACGTCGAAGGTGCCCTTCAACGACAGCAGGGTGTTCCTGGTGACTGTGTACAGCACCGTGTGCATGCTGGGCCTGCCAGCCAACTGCCTGACGGCCTGGCTGACACTGTTGCAGGCGCGCCAGGGCCACGTGCTGGCCGTCTACCTCTTCTGCCTGGCGCTGTGCGAGCTGCTGTACATCAGCACCCTGCCGCTCTGGGTCGTCTACATCCAGAACGGGCACTGCTGGCTcctgggcccctgggcctgcAAGGTGACCGCCTACGTCTTTTTCTGCAACCTCTACGTCAGCATCCTCTTCCTGTGCTGCATCTCCTGCGACCGCTTCCTGGCAGTGGTGTACGCGCTGGAGACGCGAGGCCGCCGCCACCAGAAGACGGCCATCCTCGTCTCCGTGTCTGTCTTCGTTCTCGTGGGGCTCGTCCACTACCCGGTGTTTCGGATGGAGGAGGAGGGAACCTGCTTTGAGAAGCTGCCGATGGACCGCGAGATCGCCGGGTACTACTACACGCGCTTCGCCGTGGGCTTCGCCATCCCTCTGTCCGTCATCGCCTTCACCAACGAGCGCATCTGCAGGAGCATCAAGATGAGCGCCGGCCTGAGCGCCGCCCAGAAGGCCAAGGTGAAGCGCCTGGCCGTCGCGGTCGTGGCCATCTTCCTGCTCTGCTTCACTCCCTACCACCTGGTGCTCCTGGCCAAAGCCATAGCCTTTTCCTACTACAAAGGAGACACGGGTCTTGTGAGCGCCTTCGAAATCAAACTGTACACGGTCTCCGTGGTGTCCCTGAGCCTGGCCACGGTGAACAGCGTGGCTGACCCCATCATATACGTGCTGGCCACAGAAGCTTCACGCCAAGAAGTGTCCAGAATCCACAAGGGGTGGAAAAAGTGGTCCATGAAGACAGACGTCGCCAAGCTCACGTATTCGAAGGACTCGCAGGAGGCACAGTCGCCCACATAG
- the CLBA1 gene encoding uncharacterized protein CLBA1, giving the protein MGQMAKVRGSENDLIWRGGDGSRPGRAQPDSPLPTLTELRRRGGGAWRCHAPRGAGALTPGLQTTEAGQSRVVAGQLSSGGRGDPPQPAAPAGGGGDLAEDTPLCWTVRPDAWRKKPGSGSGHFCLGDQAVYAVCVRSAATVDPHQPIRTPEGAAGSCWAAGEQATPSGPVQPRAAPAQRCGCLLSIFPSRLCGLGGTNMQGQRELGGAPGHVPPLCAFLSDLAEQAGGVSFCRVSEYSGAGSAPGTQGGDAVGWASPRSLLPPPDGDGEARISGRSGEGLSASARGPDLGEHSGAWGEFEGFRESSARSEQFSQSFELPERPTEPQPTRTISAQKEPGSHQSHQGGPGVTGTSAITPSEPIVSYEKIFRFAFQEVPVPQATEDVSTLDHFLETGNEEKLGLESVHKLCSEPRKLWRALQSSRTVTTSRGLWSESRCRENFLLVLGIDAAQKSPSEGPGRTLGDPGLHEPEELGFRLHRCRALIQTKVRARDAWGLGLGFQSLLSFNSHGLVRVRGAAGGLRPAAPLEEKPLPGTGSPAHPGTTCRGARLAAQLPRGASSAWRGASPPPRPRTPCCPGCGAGSERPPPPGRRRGGTGWSAGCHAGGAEAKGLIRSWGGRRAWRERRAETGLSAGAGSDVSWRRPAGGRRAQGPPLCPVKPRGRRRNLLEARGWNRLRASRQKRPQQAPHPHPGQPQRRPRPRRGSLGIVPGATGRVGGGRGERQGPGAQRALLTVQSRLLRVKLWLLSPRASVVAARGEGRKMRLPGTPGGRQGSLITYSLFLKTPIHGNGQYTTIPRKKTIFSPRNLKMALFNSDVC; this is encoded by the exons ATGGGGCAGATGGCTAAGGTCCGGGGTTCAGAGAACGATCTCatctg GCGCGGGGGTGACGGGTCCCGCCCAGGCCGGGCACAACCGGATAGTCCGCTCCCTACGCTCACAGAACTTCGccggcgcgggggcggggcctggcgcTGCCACGCCCCGCGCGGCGCCGGCGCACTGACGCCAGGGCTGCAGACGACGGAAGCTGGACAGTCGCGCGTCGTTGCCGGGCAACTGTCCAGCGGAGGCCGAGGAGACCCCCCGCAGCCTGCTGCGCCCGCGGGCGGAGGCGGAGACTTGGCCGAG GACACGCCCCTGTGCTGGACCGTTCGCCCAGACGCGTGGAGGAAGAAGCCGGGCAGCGGCTCCGGTCACTTTTGCCTGGGTGACCAGGCTGTGTATGCGGTCTGTGTCCGTTCCGCAGCGACAGTGGACCCACACCAGCCCATCCGTACTCCCGAGGGAGCCGCCGGCAGCTGCTGGGCGGCGGGCGAGCAGGCAACCCCGTCGGGCCCTGTCCAGCCCCGGGCAGCTCCCGCACAGCGGTGTGGATGTCTCCTGAGCATCTTCCCATCGCGTCTATGCGGGCTTGGCGGCACCAACATGCAAGGCCAGCGGGAGCTGGGGGGAGCACCTGGCCACGTGCCCCCTCTCTGCGCGTTTCTGAGTGACCTCGCAGAGCAAGCAGGCGGGGTTTCCTTCTGCCGGGTTTCTGAATACAGCGGTGCAGGCTCGGCACCTGGGACACAGGGCGGTGACGCTGTGGGGTGGGCGAGTCCCCGCTCCCTTCTTCCCCCGCCCGATGGGGATGGGGAAGCCAGGATCTCTGGGCGCAGCGGAGAGGGCTTGTCTGCCTCCGCCAGGGGTCCAGACCTAGGGGAACACAGCGGTGCCTGGGGAGAGTTTGAAGGCTTTCGGGAATCCTCAGCCAGGTCTGAACAATTCTCTCAGTCCTTTGAGCTCCCGGAGAGGCCCACAGAACCTCAGCCGACGAGAACCATTTCTGCCCAAAAGGAGCCTGGTTCTCACCAGTCTCACCAGGGTGGACCTGGGGTGACAGGAACCAGCGCCATCACACCTTCTGAG CCTATTGTCAGCTATGAGAAGATTTTTAGGTTCGCTTTTCAAGAAGTACCAGTCCCACAGGCAACTGAAGATGTTTCCACCTTAGACCATTTCTTAGAAACAGGCAATGAAGAAAAACTTGGCCTTGAATCTGTGCATAAACTGTG TTCCGAACCCAGAAAACTCTGGAGAGCTCTTCAGAGCTCCAGGACCGTGACGACTTCCCGAGGCCTCTGGAGCGAGTCCCGTTGCCGGGAAAACTTCCTTCTTGTTCTCGGAATAGATGCTGCTCAGAAG AGCCCTTCGGAGGGCCCGGGACGCACTCTGGGAGACCCTGGCCTCCACGAGCCTGAAGAGCTCGGCTTCCGCCTGCACCGCTGCAGAGCCCTGATCCAGACCAAGGTGAGAGCCCGGGACGCCTGGGGCCTGGGTCTCGGGTTCCAGTCGCTTCTATCCTTTAACTCTCATGGGCTCGTAAGAGTCAGAGGGGCGGCAGGCGGCCTCCGTCCTGCCGCTCCTCTGGAGGAAAAGCCTCTTCCGGGAACAGGGTCTCCCGCCCACCCTGGGACCACGTGTCGGGGTGCGCGGTTAGCAGCCCAGCTCCCGCGGGGCGCGAGCTCAGCCTGGAGAGGCGCGTCCCCACCCCCGCGCCCCAGGACCCCGTGCTGCCCCGGATGTGGAGCTGGCTCTgagcgcccccctcccccagggagaaGGCGGGGCGGCACCGGGTGGAGTGCGGGGTGCCACGCAGGGGGCGCCGAGGCCAAGGGCCTGATCCGGAGCTGGGGCGGCAGGAGGGCGTGGAGGGAGCGGCGCGCGGAGACGGGGCTCTCGGCGGGAGCCGGCTCCGATGTGAGTTGGCGCCGCCCGGCTGGCGGGAGACGGGCACAGGGGCCACCCCTCTGCCCTGTGAAACCGCGGGGCAGGAGGCGGAACCTTCTAGAGGCACGTGGCTGGAACCGTCTTAGAGCATCAAGACAGAAACGTCCCCagcaagccccccacccccaccccggtcagCCCCAGCGGCGACCGCGGCCGCGGCGCGGTTCGTTGGGAATTGTCCCTGGGGCCACCGGCCGGGtgggaggaggacgaggagagCGACAGGGGCCCGGGGCCCAGCGTGCCCTCCTCACGGTGCAGTCCCGTTTGCTCCGGGTGAAGCTGTGGCTTCTGTCCCCGCGCGCCTCTGTGGTGGCAGCGCGTGGGGAGGGGCGCAAGATGAGG CTCCCAGGGACGCCAGGCGGCAGACAGGGCAGCCTGATCACGTACAGCCTCTTCCTCAAGACCCCCATACACGGAAATGGGCAATACACCACAATTCCAAGGAAAAAGACGATTTTCAGTCCTCGTAACCTAAAAATGGCATTGTTTAACAGTGACGTTTGCTAA
- the CDCA4 gene encoding cell division cycle-associated protein 4, producing MFARGLKRKCAEDEEAAPAYSLQRQSLLDMSLVKLQLCHMLVEPNLCRSVLIANTVRQIQEEMTQDGSWCVPVPQTAGRASRDRLVSTEILCRSAREGARPAPDPGDPASELQVVPAAQAPGVPPGGVWDGDGPRENRGSFHKSLDQIFETLESQSPGAVEELFSDVDGSYYDLDAVLTGMVGGAKSGQDGLEAFASTAAPPPSAGCKSDLGELDHVVEILVET from the coding sequence ATGTTTGCGCGAGGGCTGAAGAGGAAGTGCGCGGAGGACGAGGAGGCCGCGCCTGCGTACAGTCTGCAGCGCCAGTCGCTCCTGGACATGTCACTGGTCAAGCTCCAGCTGTGCCACATGCTGGTGGAGCCCAACCTGTGCCGTTCGGTCCTCATCGCCAACACGGTCCGGCAGATTCAAGAGGAGATGACCCAGGACGGGAGCTGGTGCGTGCCGGTGCCCCAGACTGCGGGGCGGGCGTCGCGCGACCGCCTGGTGTCCACGGAGATCCTGTGCCGCTCAGCGCGCGAGGGGGCGCGCCCGGCCCCTGACCCTGGAGACCCGGCCTCTGAGCTCCAAGTGGTCCCAGCAGCACAGGCTCCCGGGGTCCCTCCTGGTGGCGTTTGGGACGGGGACGGTCCTCGAGAAAACAGAGGAAGCTTTCACAAGTCGCTCGATCAGATATTTGAAACACTGGAGAGTCAAAGCCCCGGTGCGGTGGAGGAGCTGTTTTCCGACGTGGATGGCTCCTACTACGACCTGGACGCTGTGCTGACCGGCATGGTGGGCGGTGCCAAGTCGGGCCAGGATGGGCTGGAGGCCTTCGCCTCCACGGCCGCCCCGCCCCCCAGCGCCGGCTGCAAGTCGGACCTGGGCGAGCTGGACCACGTGGTGGAGATCCTGGTGGAGACCTGA